The Gemmatimonadaceae bacterium DNA segment CGCCGGGGACAGCACGGTCGTGACGTGCACGGACGGCGCGCCGGCCGCCTCGAGCGCCGCGCGGATGTCCTTCTCGATCTCGAACATCGCCGGGCAGCCGCTGTAGGTCGGGGTGATCGTCACCTCGACGCTGCCGTCCTCGCGCTGCGCCGCGTCGCGCACGATGCCGAGTTCCACGACCGAGATCACCGGCACCTCTGGATCGGGCACCGTCCCGAGGATGTCGTAGAGCTGGTCGCGGCTGAAGGTCACCACGTGGCGCCGGGGTGCGCGCGCGCGACGCTCTGCATCATCGCCAACAGGTGCCCGATGTGCTCGGTATGCCGGCCGCGGCGCCCGCCCAACTGCATCGGCGCGTCGGCGGGCTTCGTCAGCGTCGCACGCGTGAGCACGTCGTCCACCATCGTGTCCCAGCGCGACTTGATGCCGGCGACGTCCACGCGCACACCCTCCGCCGCTACAGCCTCGTCCACCGCATCAGGG contains these protein-coding regions:
- the paaJ gene encoding phenylacetate-CoA oxygenase subunit PaaJ translates to MTFSRDQLYDILGTVPDPEVPVISVVELGIVRDAAQREDGSVEVTITPTYSGCPAMFEIEKDIRAALEAAGAPSVHVTTVLSPAWTTDWIGAEAREKLRRYGIAPPGPAGDGGLVTLVRATPPVPCPWCGSSNTTRKSEFGSTACKAIHVCNDCRQPFDEFKAL